The Haloterrigena salifodinae genome window below encodes:
- a CDS encoding PAS domain-containing sensor histidine kinase, producing the protein MESGPPSAPSAGNTDSQASSSVFGTGALLDAADVAAVRVRADGTIAAATDAFASLTGFDCSELIGTPFSELTAADDPTLESLVDDAADAGPFSEQFSIRTNEGTTIAVDAHLEVRETDDGPQLAGVVTRRPTATESVSDSDLTYGRTFQALANALPDGIIILDTNSDVQYANPAVERILGHDPDELVGSSKVNIIPPRLRQAHLDALQNYLETGERNLNWTYVELPGQHKAGHEIPLGVSLNDFTYEGNRYFVGLFRDISPRKEAERTLKSKVAQLESIAYLGRHALEEGDADDLLEKATELISAALEVDCCVAFEYDAVGRGGSVADAGGSAQSDDVFRVREAVGCSEALLDSECARSTLTESLAGATLKSDDPIVVEDVAADEHFDAHLTDNDVRSGMGATVGSIAEPWGVLVVYDGESREFADHDVDFLESAATIIATALERQRYERQLGETVDELEASNERLEQFAYAASHDLQEPLRMVSSYLSLVENRYAADLDSEAEEFIAYAVDGADRMRQMIDGLLEYSRIDTQGEPFEPVDLEAVLEDVLTDLQMMIEESDAEITVDSLPRVRGDESQLRQLLQNLLSNAIEYSGDEPPRVEVTAQRCGRMWRFSVEDEGIGIDPDDADRIFRVFQRLHSREEYDGTGIGLALCRRIVERHGGEIWVESESGEGATFSFTLSRAEADV; encoded by the coding sequence ATGGAATCGGGCCCTCCGTCGGCGCCTTCCGCCGGAAATACGGACTCCCAGGCGTCCTCGAGCGTATTCGGTACCGGTGCCCTGCTCGATGCGGCGGACGTTGCCGCCGTTCGCGTCAGAGCGGACGGAACGATCGCCGCGGCCACCGACGCCTTCGCGTCGCTGACTGGCTTCGACTGCTCGGAACTGATCGGCACGCCGTTTTCAGAGCTTACGGCGGCCGACGATCCGACGCTCGAGTCGCTGGTCGACGACGCGGCCGACGCGGGCCCGTTCTCGGAGCAGTTCTCGATTCGGACGAATGAGGGGACGACGATCGCCGTCGACGCCCACCTCGAGGTCCGCGAGACCGACGACGGACCCCAACTCGCGGGCGTCGTCACCCGACGGCCGACCGCCACGGAGTCGGTTTCCGACTCGGATCTCACCTACGGCCGGACGTTTCAGGCGCTGGCTAACGCGCTCCCCGACGGTATCATCATCCTCGATACGAACAGCGACGTCCAGTACGCCAACCCCGCGGTCGAACGGATTCTCGGCCACGACCCGGACGAACTCGTCGGCTCGAGCAAGGTCAACATCATCCCGCCGCGGCTGCGACAGGCCCACCTCGACGCCCTGCAGAACTACCTCGAGACCGGCGAGCGGAATCTGAACTGGACGTACGTCGAGCTGCCGGGCCAGCACAAGGCTGGCCACGAGATCCCGCTGGGGGTCTCGCTCAACGATTTCACCTACGAGGGCAACCGATACTTCGTCGGGTTGTTTCGGGATATCTCGCCGCGCAAGGAGGCCGAACGGACGCTCAAATCCAAGGTCGCCCAGCTCGAGTCGATCGCCTACCTCGGCCGCCACGCGCTCGAGGAGGGCGACGCCGACGACCTCCTCGAGAAGGCGACCGAACTGATCAGCGCGGCCCTCGAGGTCGACTGCTGCGTCGCCTTCGAGTACGACGCGGTCGGTCGCGGCGGCAGTGTGGCCGACGCCGGCGGATCCGCGCAGTCCGACGACGTCTTTCGGGTTCGCGAGGCCGTCGGCTGCAGCGAGGCCCTGCTCGACAGCGAGTGCGCTCGATCGACGCTCACCGAGTCGCTGGCCGGCGCGACCCTCAAGTCGGACGATCCGATCGTCGTCGAAGACGTCGCGGCCGACGAGCACTTCGACGCCCATCTGACCGACAACGACGTTCGGAGCGGCATGGGCGCGACCGTCGGTTCGATCGCCGAGCCGTGGGGCGTCCTCGTCGTCTACGACGGCGAGTCCCGGGAGTTCGCCGACCACGACGTCGACTTCCTCGAGAGCGCCGCGACGATCATCGCGACCGCGCTCGAGCGCCAGCGCTACGAACGCCAGCTCGGCGAGACGGTCGACGAACTCGAGGCCTCGAACGAGCGCTTAGAGCAGTTCGCCTACGCGGCGAGCCACGACCTCCAGGAGCCGCTGCGGATGGTCTCGAGTTACCTCTCGCTCGTCGAGAACCGGTACGCCGCCGACCTCGATTCGGAGGCCGAGGAGTTCATCGCCTACGCGGTCGACGGTGCCGACCGCATGCGCCAGATGATCGACGGCCTGCTCGAGTACTCCCGGATCGACACTCAGGGCGAGCCGTTCGAACCCGTCGATCTCGAGGCGGTCCTCGAGGACGTCCTGACGGATCTGCAGATGATGATCGAGGAGTCCGATGCCGAGATCACCGTCGACTCGCTGCCCCGCGTTCGGGGCGACGAGAGCCAGCTCCGGCAGTTGCTCCAGAACCTGCTGTCGAACGCGATCGAGTACAGCGGCGACGAGCCGCCGCGGGTGGAGGTCACGGCCCAACGGTGCGGCCGGATGTGGCGGTTCTCGGTCGAAGACGAGGGGATCGGGATCGATCCCGACGACGCCGACCGGATCTTCCGCGTGTTCCAGCGCCTGCACAGCCGCGAGGAGTACGACGGCACCGGCATCGGGCTCGCGCTCTGCCGGCGTATCGTCGAACGCCACGGCGGCGAGATTTGGGTGGAGTCGGAGTCCGGCGAGGGGGCGACGTTCTCGTTTACCCTGTCTCGAGCCGAGGCGGACGTGTAG
- a CDS encoding DEAD/DEAH box helicase: MSEGDVAAFTHLGSTVRGALSERGFSAPTAPQRLAIPPLSAGQHTLVIAPTGSGKTETAMLPVFDHLVADDGPPEGFGALYITPLRALNRDMRERLEWWGEYLDLEVDVRHGDTTQYQRGKQAENPPDVLVTTPETVQAMLTGERLREALQDVSHVVIDEVHELAASKRGAQLAIGLERLHDLAGDMQRIGLSATVGDPGEVGQFLTGGRPCEIREIDVGSNVDVAVRNPEITDEDERLAGELMTEPDTASHVRLIRDIVAENESSLIFVNTRQTAEALGSRFNELDLPIGVHHGSLSKEARIEVEDRFKAGELDGLLCTSSMELGIDVGRVDHVVQYKSPRQVTRLLQRIGRAGHRQDEVSSGTIVTTRPDDTFEALAIARRARDGEVEPAAIHEGSLDVVANQIPGFVQSRGDTRVREAYETITRAYPFRDVPEETFREVASELHRNRIIWFDEGEDCLETTGGTWQYVYSNLSMIPDEETYEVHDIASGQQIGTLDERFVVNFAQPGEVFIQRGEMWRIAEIDDEEARVKVSPIEDPAGEVPSWIGQEIPVPAAVAGEVGEIRAVAEPQLSAGADAAAVGRELVGRYPADEYTLTEACEQLERQVDAESPMPTAGRLVLERQGRTVVLNAPFGHTANETLGRVLSSLLGQQAGSSVGLETDPYRIELEVPNSVATSDIVGVLEETDPGHVEALVELGLKNSDALAFRLAQVSAKFGALKRWQGDGSGRLSNERLLAALENTPMYQESIREVFHEDLDVERASAVLEGIQSGEIELVTHRGRTPVGQGGRSSGGKELLAPENADASVINTVRERLQNDRIILLCTHCKEWKVKTKVRRVADQPECGNCGSTRIAALNPWADEVVDAVRAAEKDEEQEKMTERAYRSASLVQSHGKQAVVAMAARGVGPHNAAQIINKLREDEDEFYRDILSKEREYARTQSFWD; encoded by the coding sequence ATGAGTGAGGGTGACGTCGCGGCGTTTACGCACCTCGGATCGACCGTTCGCGGGGCGCTGTCCGAACGCGGTTTCTCGGCGCCGACGGCACCGCAGCGACTGGCGATTCCGCCGCTGTCGGCCGGCCAGCACACGCTCGTGATCGCGCCGACCGGGAGCGGCAAGACCGAGACGGCGATGTTGCCCGTTTTCGACCACCTCGTCGCCGACGACGGTCCGCCGGAGGGGTTCGGCGCGCTCTACATCACTCCGCTGCGGGCGCTCAACCGCGACATGCGCGAGCGCCTCGAGTGGTGGGGCGAGTACTTGGATCTCGAGGTGGACGTCCGCCACGGCGACACGACCCAGTATCAGCGAGGCAAACAGGCCGAGAACCCGCCGGACGTGCTGGTTACGACTCCCGAAACCGTCCAGGCGATGCTTACCGGCGAGCGCCTTCGCGAGGCGTTGCAGGACGTTTCCCACGTCGTAATCGACGAGGTTCACGAGCTCGCAGCATCCAAGCGAGGGGCTCAGTTGGCGATCGGCCTCGAGCGGCTGCACGACCTCGCGGGCGACATGCAGCGGATCGGTCTCTCTGCGACGGTGGGCGATCCGGGGGAGGTCGGCCAGTTCCTGACCGGCGGCCGTCCCTGCGAGATTCGAGAGATCGACGTCGGGAGCAACGTCGACGTCGCCGTCCGCAATCCGGAGATCACCGACGAGGACGAGCGGCTCGCGGGCGAACTGATGACCGAACCGGATACGGCCAGCCACGTCCGGCTGATCCGCGACATCGTCGCCGAGAACGAGTCGTCTTTGATATTCGTCAACACGCGACAGACTGCGGAGGCGCTGGGCTCGCGCTTCAACGAACTCGACCTGCCGATCGGCGTCCACCACGGGTCGCTCTCGAAGGAGGCCCGCATCGAGGTCGAGGACCGGTTCAAAGCGGGCGAGTTGGACGGGCTGCTCTGTACGTCCTCGATGGAACTGGGGATCGACGTCGGCCGGGTCGACCACGTCGTCCAGTACAAGAGTCCGCGGCAGGTGACGCGATTACTGCAGCGAATTGGACGGGCGGGGCACCGACAGGACGAGGTCTCGAGCGGCACGATCGTCACGACCCGGCCGGACGACACGTTCGAGGCGCTGGCGATCGCCCGCCGGGCCCGGGACGGCGAGGTCGAACCGGCCGCGATCCACGAAGGGAGCCTCGACGTCGTGGCCAACCAGATCCCGGGGTTCGTCCAGAGCCGCGGCGACACCCGCGTGCGGGAGGCCTACGAGACGATTACGCGCGCGTACCCGTTCCGCGACGTGCCAGAGGAGACGTTCCGCGAGGTCGCCTCGGAGCTCCACCGCAACCGAATCATCTGGTTCGACGAGGGCGAGGACTGCCTCGAGACCACCGGCGGCACCTGGCAGTACGTCTACTCGAACCTCTCCATGATCCCCGACGAGGAGACCTACGAGGTCCACGACATCGCCTCGGGCCAACAGATCGGGACCTTGGACGAGCGGTTCGTCGTCAACTTCGCCCAGCCCGGCGAGGTGTTCATCCAGCGCGGCGAGATGTGGCGGATCGCCGAGATCGACGACGAGGAGGCCCGCGTCAAGGTCAGTCCGATCGAGGATCCCGCGGGCGAGGTGCCGTCGTGGATCGGCCAGGAGATCCCCGTCCCCGCTGCGGTGGCGGGCGAAGTGGGGGAAATTCGGGCCGTCGCGGAGCCGCAGTTATCGGCTGGTGCGGACGCCGCTGCGGTCGGCCGCGAACTGGTGGGTCGGTATCCGGCCGACGAGTACACGCTGACCGAGGCCTGCGAGCAACTCGAGCGCCAGGTCGACGCCGAGTCGCCGATGCCGACGGCGGGTCGGCTCGTCTTAGAGCGCCAGGGCCGGACCGTCGTGCTGAACGCACCCTTCGGCCACACGGCCAACGAGACGCTCGGTCGCGTGCTCTCCTCGCTGCTCGGCCAGCAGGCGGGCTCTTCCGTGGGGCTGGAGACCGACCCCTACCGGATCGAACTCGAGGTGCCGAACTCGGTCGCGACCAGCGACATCGTGGGCGTGCTCGAGGAGACCGATCCCGGCCACGTCGAGGCGCTCGTCGAACTCGGGCTGAAGAACTCCGACGCGCTGGCCTTCCGGCTGGCGCAGGTCTCGGCGAAGTTCGGCGCGCTCAAGCGCTGGCAGGGCGACGGCTCCGGCCGGCTCTCGAACGAACGGCTGCTCGCGGCCCTGGAGAACACGCCGATGTACCAGGAGTCGATCCGCGAGGTGTTCCACGAGGATCTGGACGTCGAGCGGGCGAGCGCGGTCCTTGAGGGGATCCAGTCGGGCGAGATCGAACTGGTGACCCACCGCGGTCGGACGCCGGTTGGGCAGGGCGGCCGCTCGTCGGGCGGGAAGGAGCTGCTGGCGCCGGAGAACGCCGACGCGAGCGTCATCAACACGGTCCGCGAGCGCCTGCAGAACGATCGGATCATCCTGCTGTGTACCCACTGCAAGGAGTGGAAGGTGAAGACGAAGGTCCGCCGTGTGGCCGACCAGCCCGAGTGCGGGAACTGCGGCTCGACCCGGATCGCGGCGCTGAACCCGTGGGCCGACGAGGTCGTCGATGCGGTCCGCGCCGCGGAGAAGGACGAAGAACAGGAGAAGATGACCGAGCGCGCCTATCGGTCGGCGAGTCTGGTCCAGAGCCACGGCAAGCAGGCCGTCGTCGCGATGGCGGCCCGCGGCGTCGGTCCGCACAACGCCGCCCAGATCATCAACAAGCTCCGGGAGGACGAGGACGAGTTCTACCGCGACATCCTCTCGAAGGAACGCGAGTACGCGCGCACCCAGTCGTTCTGGGATTGA
- a CDS encoding PGF-CTERM sorting domain-containing protein: MIPSRTAVAAGLMALLLVGSLGVAGMTAAASSAPAADATAGASAQENETAQNVSEEAYVEPAPEEGELYYEASNGDWVSYVNPRDEYRSPYLGDGSGKIGVTLLNEAGEPIVGKTVPNTTVTIPTGETTSWHSHADPLTVQLPLTEHYDRPLDADQFGTTDDLPQGDGYMDSHTIEMHGHPEDATIEYGEAQVSGEHADKIEVVGYIQKAHDTWETDIDPLEAAEPYEEAGGGWTYEPNGSHGQVIVVLQLDSDVTGADGGSAVDDGTNDSTNSTDGENTSDPDNETETSPSDETNGDDGNDDDGSSEMPGFGVPAVVIALTVAALVAARRAG; encoded by the coding sequence ATGATCCCGTCGCGAACCGCCGTCGCTGCCGGACTGATGGCGCTCCTGCTGGTCGGCTCGCTCGGCGTGGCCGGGATGACCGCTGCGGCGAGCAGCGCTCCCGCGGCGGACGCGACGGCCGGCGCGAGCGCACAGGAAAACGAGACGGCGCAAAACGTCTCGGAAGAGGCATACGTCGAGCCGGCGCCCGAGGAAGGCGAACTGTACTACGAGGCCAGCAACGGAGACTGGGTCAGCTACGTCAACCCGCGAGACGAGTACCGATCGCCGTATCTCGGCGACGGCTCCGGGAAAATCGGCGTGACGCTGCTCAACGAGGCGGGCGAGCCGATCGTCGGCAAAACCGTTCCCAACACGACCGTCACGATTCCGACCGGCGAGACGACGTCGTGGCACTCACACGCCGACCCGCTGACCGTGCAGTTGCCGCTGACGGAACACTACGACCGGCCCCTCGACGCCGATCAGTTCGGCACGACCGACGATCTCCCGCAGGGCGACGGCTACATGGACTCCCACACCATCGAGATGCACGGCCACCCCGAGGACGCGACGATCGAGTACGGCGAGGCGCAAGTCAGCGGCGAGCACGCCGACAAGATCGAGGTCGTCGGCTACATCCAGAAGGCCCACGACACGTGGGAGACGGACATCGACCCGCTCGAAGCCGCTGAGCCCTACGAGGAAGCCGGGGGCGGCTGGACCTACGAACCCAACGGCTCGCACGGCCAGGTCATCGTCGTCCTCCAGCTCGATAGCGACGTGACGGGTGCCGACGGCGGCTCCGCCGTGGACGACGGCACGAACGACAGTACCAATTCGACCGACGGTGAGAATACCAGCGATCCCGACAACGAGACCGAAACGTCGCCCTCGGACGAAACGAACGGCGACGACGGGAACGATGACGACGGAAGCAGCGAGATGCCCGGGTTCGGCGTCCCCGCGGTCGTCATCGCGCTGACGGTCGCGGCGCTCGTCGCCGCCCGGCGGGCGGGCTGA
- a CDS encoding cytochrome c biogenesis CcdA family protein, whose protein sequence is MISDASLLTPLAFALTAGIATFFSPCSYPLLPGYVGFYVSQTEGDEASLSGALGRGLVAGLGVLGTFAALLVAAYWVGHSRLSGIVLFEPIVGGLLIAFGALILFDRAPSLSMALPKRRSSVLGFAVFGAGYALAAAGCVAPLFIGVVAQAVSLSPVSAALVVGTYVGSIVVLMVSLTVATGMGLVAGAGRLAAYSRLLERLAGVVMVVAGVGQLYLAVVVLDVISLPAVPW, encoded by the coding sequence ATGATCTCCGACGCGTCGCTGCTCACGCCGCTCGCCTTCGCGCTGACCGCGGGGATCGCGACGTTCTTCTCGCCGTGTTCGTACCCCCTCTTACCGGGGTACGTCGGCTTTTACGTGAGTCAGACGGAGGGAGATGAAGCGTCCCTGTCCGGCGCGCTCGGTCGCGGTCTCGTGGCCGGGCTCGGCGTCCTCGGAACGTTCGCCGCGCTTCTGGTCGCCGCCTACTGGGTCGGCCACTCGCGGCTCTCGGGGATCGTCCTCTTCGAACCGATCGTCGGCGGACTCCTGATCGCGTTCGGGGCGTTGATCCTCTTCGACCGAGCGCCCTCGCTCTCGATGGCGCTACCGAAACGCCGCTCGAGCGTGCTCGGGTTCGCGGTCTTCGGCGCGGGCTACGCGCTGGCGGCGGCGGGCTGTGTGGCGCCGCTGTTTATCGGCGTCGTCGCACAGGCGGTCTCGCTCTCGCCGGTCTCGGCGGCGCTGGTCGTCGGTACCTACGTCGGCAGCATCGTCGTGTTGATGGTCTCGCTGACCGTCGCGACGGGGATGGGACTGGTCGCCGGCGCCGGTCGACTGGCCGCGTACAGCAGACTCCTCGAGCGACTCGCGGGCGTCGTCATGGTCGTCGCCGGAGTCGGCCAGCTGTACCTCGCCGTCGTCGTCCTCGACGTCATTTCGTTGCCGGCTGTGCCGTGGTAG
- a CDS encoding TlpA family protein disulfide reductase, protein MRRRELLAGLGSAGVVVGGGAAAVYGFPSVDRLLDKNEDDSREPIEIETIDAPGSDAGTVSIPDLGRVTFVDFFGTWCGPCIEQMPALGEAAAQFGDEVLFCSVTNESISESELADWWDEHGGSWTVGIDPSAELTSEYPGGVPRAVALDDGGVVQWSSTGTKSADKLVDGIEQAIAESDVESA, encoded by the coding sequence ATGCGCCGGCGAGAACTCCTCGCTGGACTGGGTAGCGCGGGCGTAGTCGTCGGTGGCGGCGCCGCGGCGGTGTACGGGTTCCCGTCGGTCGATCGCCTCCTCGACAAGAACGAGGACGACTCGCGCGAACCGATCGAGATCGAGACGATCGACGCGCCCGGGAGCGACGCCGGAACGGTTTCGATCCCCGATCTGGGTCGCGTGACGTTCGTCGATTTCTTCGGCACCTGGTGCGGTCCCTGTATCGAACAGATGCCGGCGCTCGGCGAGGCCGCCGCGCAGTTCGGCGACGAGGTCCTGTTCTGTTCGGTCACCAACGAGTCGATCTCCGAGTCGGAACTGGCCGACTGGTGGGACGAACACGGCGGAAGCTGGACAGTGGGGATCGATCCCTCAGCCGAACTCACCTCGGAATACCCCGGCGGCGTGCCCCGTGCCGTCGCCCTTGACGACGGGGGCGTCGTTCAGTGGTCCAGTACTGGGACCAAGAGCGCCGACAAACTCGTCGACGGGATCGAACAGGCGATCGCGGAAAGCGACGTCGAATCGGCATGA
- a CDS encoding SCO family protein, translating into MERRTYLGSLGVAGFAGIAGCLNSLGLGNSNTALPPADDHPSDPSYPSHGNEFPSFSIPDPIAGTTVSLEDFVGERPFLLTYFYTSCPDGVCPALLTRLQWVQEDAAERDYADDIALLAFTFDPKNDTAEALKDHAEGQHLDYEADNFHFLRPETNEEAKQIMEEKFGMPITTVDESDDGNESSEDDGHGGNESHDDGGHSGNESHNGNESHDDGAHAGHTQIVHSKRITLVNEDGYVERAYPKAVQSEMAVTKEQLLEDVGTVAGVE; encoded by the coding sequence ATGGAACGGCGGACGTATCTCGGGTCACTCGGAGTCGCAGGTTTCGCGGGTATCGCCGGCTGTCTCAACAGTTTGGGTCTCGGAAACAGCAACACGGCCCTCCCGCCGGCCGACGATCATCCGTCCGATCCCAGCTATCCGAGCCACGGCAACGAGTTCCCGTCGTTTTCGATTCCCGACCCGATTGCCGGAACGACCGTCTCGCTCGAGGACTTCGTCGGCGAACGACCCTTCCTGCTGACGTACTTCTACACCTCGTGTCCGGACGGCGTCTGTCCGGCGCTGTTGACGCGGCTGCAGTGGGTCCAGGAAGACGCCGCCGAGCGCGACTACGCGGACGATATCGCCCTGCTCGCGTTCACGTTCGATCCCAAAAACGACACCGCCGAGGCGTTGAAGGACCACGCCGAGGGACAGCACCTCGACTACGAGGCCGACAACTTCCACTTCCTCCGGCCCGAAACCAACGAGGAGGCAAAACAGATCATGGAAGAGAAGTTCGGCATGCCGATCACGACCGTCGACGAATCGGACGACGGCAACGAAAGCTCCGAGGACGACGGTCACGGCGGCAACGAGAGTCACGATGATGGCGGCCATAGCGGCAACGAGAGCCACAACGGTAACGAGAGCCACGACGACGGCGCCCATGCCGGCCACACCCAAATCGTCCACAGCAAACGGATCACGCTCGTCAACGAGGACGGCTACGTCGAGCGCGCCTATCCGAAAGCGGTCCAGTCCGAAATGGCCGTGACCAAGGAACAGCTCCTCGAGGACGTCGGCACGGTCGCCGGGGTGGAGTGA
- a CDS encoding DUF7350 domain-containing protein, translated as MNRRAFLRGTAVAGAAAVAGCLERLGFEEESAWDNPPLVEDRPDAVYLPSSKEEMDHYGRASDGEYAVELSYTIPHRFWTVSGDTQRIDVDTDDSMHLMLTVWDEETDTILPVNTDLELRRDDGSVVEQLTPWSMLSQRMGTHYGDNITLPEEGTYTARVRVGPVTTERTGAFEGRFEETSTLEIEFEFERSDIHNLEFNMVDEERRGARKAHELMDPSGHDHGGHDEHGPGHAPTSDGPPVADLPGNRLGTEHSADAKITAIRANADRVADDGDYLVVCPRTPYNDVSLPSATLSVTVERDGTTVLEGESLAETIDPAFGHHYGLGLERLESGDKLTVAVDRPPQIARHDGYETAFFDFEDVQYTVS; from the coding sequence ATGAACCGTCGGGCCTTTCTCCGTGGTACGGCCGTCGCCGGTGCCGCTGCGGTCGCCGGCTGTCTCGAGCGTCTGGGTTTCGAAGAGGAGTCGGCGTGGGACAACCCACCGCTCGTGGAGGATCGCCCCGACGCGGTCTACCTGCCCTCCAGCAAGGAGGAGATGGACCACTACGGTCGCGCGAGCGACGGCGAGTACGCGGTCGAACTCTCCTATACGATCCCCCATCGGTTCTGGACCGTCTCCGGCGACACGCAGCGGATCGACGTGGACACCGACGACAGCATGCACCTCATGCTAACCGTCTGGGACGAGGAGACGGACACCATCCTTCCGGTGAATACCGACCTCGAGCTCCGGCGCGACGACGGCTCGGTCGTCGAACAGCTGACGCCGTGGTCGATGCTCTCCCAACGGATGGGGACCCACTACGGCGACAACATCACGCTACCCGAGGAGGGAACCTACACCGCCCGCGTGCGGGTCGGTCCGGTCACGACCGAGCGAACCGGCGCGTTCGAGGGTCGGTTCGAGGAAACGAGCACGCTCGAGATCGAGTTCGAGTTCGAGCGCTCGGACATTCATAACCTCGAGTTCAATATGGTCGACGAGGAGCGGCGGGGCGCCCGCAAGGCCCACGAACTGATGGATCCCAGCGGACACGACCACGGCGGGCACGACGAGCACGGCCCCGGACACGCCCCGACCTCCGACGGACCGCCGGTCGCGGACCTGCCCGGCAACCGGCTCGGGACCGAACACAGCGCGGACGCGAAGATCACCGCGATCCGAGCGAACGCCGATCGAGTGGCCGACGACGGCGACTATCTCGTCGTCTGTCCACGAACGCCGTACAACGACGTGAGCCTCCCGTCCGCGACGCTGAGCGTTACGGTCGAGCGCGACGGAACGACCGTCCTCGAGGGCGAGTCGCTTGCAGAGACGATTGATCCAGCGTTCGGCCACCACTACGGACTGGGTCTCGAGCGCCTCGAGAGTGGCGACAAACTCACCGTTGCCGTCGACCGTCCGCCACAGATAGCGCGCCACGACGGCTACGAAACCGCGTTTTTCGACTTCGAAGACGTGCAGTATACCGTGTCCTGA
- a CDS encoding Cdc6/Cdc18 family protein — MSSSGDDLFTRDDPIFENKELLEINHLPEEGRIVGRDDEIADLANAVNPAIFGQSPSNLLIYGKTGTGKSLCAKHISERLVRVATEEGVTAEFAYVDCAQDSTETQAVQTIAYSLNDSERTDIKIPDKGLSTSTYYKRLWTVLDSQYEVVLIILDEVDKLDDDDILMQLSRAGEAGKLDNCKIGVIGISNKIKYKDRMDERVKSSLCEREFVFPPYDANQLRDIMQARSDAFKDGVLEPSVIPRAAALAAREHGDARKAIDILRYAGEIAQSNGSETVREEYVVQARERAETDRFRELIRGSTPHSRYVLQALAVLALNTPDEDGFRTTRIFDVYEEICRQEGSDTLSLRRVRDLLKEHAFLDIIEQSRQSGGSAEGSYTEHQLLEDPDVVRKVLVETDDA, encoded by the coding sequence ATGTCGAGTTCCGGCGACGACCTGTTTACCCGTGACGACCCTATCTTCGAGAACAAGGAGCTACTCGAGATCAACCACCTCCCGGAGGAGGGGCGGATCGTCGGTCGGGACGATGAGATCGCCGATCTCGCCAACGCCGTTAACCCGGCGATCTTCGGACAGAGTCCGAGCAACCTGCTCATCTACGGGAAGACGGGTACCGGCAAATCCCTCTGTGCGAAACACATCTCCGAACGGCTGGTCCGCGTCGCGACGGAGGAAGGCGTCACCGCGGAGTTCGCCTACGTCGACTGCGCCCAGGACAGCACGGAGACGCAGGCGGTCCAGACGATCGCCTACTCGCTGAACGATTCCGAACGGACCGACATCAAGATCCCCGACAAGGGACTCAGCACGTCGACCTACTACAAGCGCCTCTGGACGGTGCTGGACTCCCAGTACGAGGTCGTCCTCATCATCTTAGACGAGGTCGACAAGCTCGACGACGACGACATCCTCATGCAACTCTCGCGCGCGGGCGAAGCCGGCAAACTCGATAACTGCAAGATCGGCGTTATCGGGATCAGCAACAAGATCAAGTACAAGGACCGGATGGACGAGCGGGTCAAGTCCAGCCTCTGCGAGCGGGAGTTCGTCTTCCCGCCCTACGACGCCAACCAACTCCGGGACATCATGCAGGCTCGCAGCGACGCGTTCAAGGACGGCGTCCTCGAGCCCTCGGTTATCCCCCGGGCTGCGGCGCTGGCGGCCCGGGAACACGGCGACGCGCGGAAGGCGATCGACATCCTCCGCTACGCCGGCGAGATCGCCCAATCGAACGGCAGCGAAACGGTTCGCGAGGAGTACGTCGTTCAGGCCCGCGAACGGGCCGAGACCGACCGATTCCGGGAACTCATCCGAGGGTCGACCCCCCACTCCCGGTACGTCCTGCAAGCCCTCGCAGTTCTCGCGCTCAACACGCCCGACGAGGACGGCTTTCGGACGACCAGGATCTTCGACGTCTACGAGGAGATCTGTCGTCAGGAGGGGTCGGACACGCTCTCCCTGCGTCGCGTCCGCGACCTCCTGAAGGAACACGCGTTCCTCGACATCATCGAGCAGTCTCGCCAGAGCGGCGGCAGCGCCGAGGGAAGCTACACCGAACACCAACTGCTCGAGGATCCGGACGTCGTCCGGAAGGTACTCGTCGAGACCGACGACGCGTAA